A single genomic interval of Microbacterium hydrocarbonoxydans harbors:
- a CDS encoding ASCH domain-containing protein has product MNDPHAIEDFWQECRAAVPGLPPAVPEAWAFGATPAQADGLLALVRAGTKTATASSLWDYEFSGDPLPEPGLLNIILDGSGAPRALLETVSVEIVPFSEVQESHAFAEGEGDRSLSSWRETHERYWREHSEDPRGFEPDMPVVCERLHVIYTPTGSRETGPA; this is encoded by the coding sequence GTGAATGACCCCCACGCGATCGAAGACTTCTGGCAGGAATGCCGCGCCGCCGTGCCGGGTCTCCCTCCGGCGGTTCCGGAAGCCTGGGCGTTCGGAGCCACTCCTGCGCAGGCCGATGGCCTTCTGGCCCTCGTACGTGCGGGGACGAAGACCGCGACCGCGTCCTCCCTCTGGGACTACGAGTTCTCGGGGGACCCCCTGCCGGAACCCGGATTGCTCAACATCATCCTCGATGGTTCCGGTGCTCCGAGGGCGCTCCTGGAGACGGTCTCGGTCGAGATCGTCCCCTTCAGTGAGGTGCAGGAGTCCCATGCCTTCGCCGAAGGGGAAGGCGACCGGAGCCTGTCCTCGTGGCGCGAGACGCATGAGCGGTACTGGCGTGAGCACTCCGAAGACCCGCGGGGCTTCGAGCCGGACATGCCCGTCGTGTGTGAACGCCTCCACGTGATCTACACGCCGACCGGCTCGCGCGAGACCGGCCCGGCCTAG